A genomic stretch from Anabrus simplex isolate iqAnaSimp1 chromosome 2, ASM4041472v1, whole genome shotgun sequence includes:
- the LOC137498640 gene encoding uncharacterized protein, whose amino-acid sequence MIRRRFRNQVMDCKAFPGEDVDSDHNLLVMKCRLKLKKLKKGKNATRWNLDKLKEKSVRDCFKKHVAQGLNEKAEGNTIEEEWIVMRNEVSRAAEEMLGRKKRSTKNQWITQEILDLMDERRKCKNARNEEDRKEYRRLKNQLDRKCKVAKEEWLKEKCKDVEGCMVLGKVNAAYRKIKETFGERKSRCMNMKSSDGKPLLEKEEKAERWQEHIQ is encoded by the coding sequence atgattaggcggagATTCAGGAACCAGGTGATGGACTGCAAAGCTTTCCCAGgagaagacgtggactctgaccacaacttgttggtcatgaaatgccgtctgaagttgaagaaattgaaaaaaggaaagaatgcaacaagatggaatctagacaagttgaaagaaaagagtgtgagagattgtttcaagaaacatgttgcacaagggctaaatgaaaaggctgaaggaaacacaatagaggaagagtggatagtaatgagaaatgaagtcagtagggctgctgaagagatgttaggaaggaagaaaagatcaactaagaatcagtggataactcaggagatactagacctgatggatgaacgacgaaaatgcaagaatgctagaaatgaagaggacagaaaagaatacaggcgattaaagaatcaactggatagaaagtgcaaggtagctaaggaagaatggctgaaggagaagtgcaaggatgtcgaaggttgtatggtcctgggaaaggtaaatgctgcatacaggaaaattaaggaaacctttggagaaaggaaatctaggtgtatgaatatgaagagctcagatggaaagcctcttctagagaaagaagaaaaagcagaaagatggcaggagcatatccaa